From Deltaproteobacteria bacterium, a single genomic window includes:
- the miaB gene encoding tRNA (N6-isopentenyl adenosine(37)-C2)-methylthiotransferase MiaB: protein MVMGKLVYIKTFGCQMNEHDSERMLALLEGCGYQGTQRWEEAHLILVNTCTVREKPEQKAYSILGRFQRLKEKGPGMILGVAGCLAQQERERMLTRFPSLDFVLGPGKSHHLPEVLREVEKGRKGLCEVGFEDHPSMGVLLPSAKQLRAYVTIMEGCDNFCSYCIVPYVRGRERSRPSREILTEIETLVQMGTKEVTLLGQNVNSYAKSDPDELTFPWLLSKIDKIQGLERIRFTTSHPKDLTEELIEAFARLKRLCEHIHLPFQAGSNAVLERMNRGYMRDEYLAKIRRLREVAPNISITADVMVGFPGEGEEDFAQTLDLLQEVEFDGLFSFKYSPRKGTRAARWRDDVSPEVKQRRLEILQGLQRGTTLKKNKELEGKVTEVLVEGYSRNSPQEMMGRTRCNRIVNFPGGSELVGELVRVKIGEGLPNSLRGELC, encoded by the coding sequence TTGGTTATGGGAAAGTTGGTCTACATCAAGACCTTCGGTTGTCAGATGAACGAGCACGACTCCGAGCGCATGCTCGCCCTATTGGAGGGGTGTGGCTATCAGGGGACACAGAGATGGGAGGAGGCCCACCTGATACTTGTAAATACCTGCACGGTCAGGGAAAAACCGGAGCAGAAGGCCTACAGCATATTGGGACGTTTCCAGAGATTAAAGGAGAAAGGCCCTGGCATGATATTGGGCGTGGCTGGCTGTTTGGCCCAACAGGAGAGGGAGCGAATGTTGACCAGATTTCCCTCTCTCGACTTTGTCCTTGGGCCCGGTAAGAGCCACCACCTCCCAGAGGTCTTGAGAGAGGTGGAGAAAGGGCGCAAGGGGTTGTGCGAGGTGGGCTTTGAGGATCACCCCTCCATGGGCGTCCTCCTTCCCAGCGCCAAGCAGCTGCGCGCCTATGTCACCATCATGGAGGGGTGCGACAATTTCTGTAGTTATTGTATTGTCCCCTATGTGCGGGGGAGGGAGCGGAGCCGACCAAGCCGCGAGATCCTGACCGAGATAGAGACCTTGGTCCAGATGGGGACAAAGGAGGTGACCCTTTTGGGCCAAAATGTAAACTCCTACGCTAAAAGTGATCCAGATGAGTTGACTTTCCCCTGGCTGTTGTCTAAAATAGATAAAATTCAAGGGCTGGAGAGGATCAGGTTCACCACCTCCCATCCCAAGGATCTCACCGAGGAGCTCATTGAGGCATTTGCGAGGTTAAAACGGCTATGCGAGCATATTCACCTCCCCTTTCAGGCGGGATCCAACGCAGTGCTGGAGAGGATGAACAGGGGTTATATGAGGGATGAGTATTTGGCCAAGATCAGGAGGTTGAGGGAGGTAGCCCCCAACATCAGCATTACAGCTGATGTAATGGTGGGCTTTCCAGGGGAGGGAGAGGAAGACTTCGCCCAGACCCTGGATCTTTTGCAGGAGGTAGAATTCGACGGGCTCTTTTCCTTTAAGTACTCCCCCCGCAAAGGGACAAGAGCAGCCCGTTGGAGGGATGATGTGTCCCCTGAGGTGAAGCAAAGGCGTCTGGAGATACTACAGGGGCTCCAGCGGGGGACAACCCTGAAGAAGAATAAGGAATTGGAGGGGAAAGTAACAGAGGTCTTGGTGGAGGGGTACAGCCGGAACTCCCCCCAGGAGATGATGGGCAGAACTAGGTGTAATCGGATCGTCAATTTCCCCGGAGGGTCCGAGTTGGTGGGAGAGTTGGTCAGGGTGAAGATAGGGGAAGGTTTGCCAAACTCCTTGCGAGGAGAGCTTTGTTGA
- the pheS gene encoding phenylalanine--tRNA ligase subunit alpha, whose amino-acid sequence MPNSFEEALKSIRESAQRELAQVDTEEEVSQIRIDYLGRKGKLTLLLRGLRELPSEERPRAGEQANTLKAELERKIEGLLARLREETKQRVLSQERMDITLPGTHLQRGRLHPITQVMAQMVDIFTRMGFQVAEGPQVELDYYNFEALNIPRDHPARDMHDTFYFSEEVLLRTHTSPVQIRVMESQRPPIQIIAPGVVYRRDSDVSHTPMFHQLEGLMVDEGISFAHLKGVLTFLIQQMFGEGTPLRFRPSFFPFTEPSAEVDIGCVICKGEGCRVCGGTGWLEILGAGMVDPDVFRTVGYDPEEVTGFAFGMGIERIAMLKFGINDIRLFFTNDQRFLKQF is encoded by the coding sequence ATGCCTAATTCTTTCGAAGAGGCCCTGAAGTCTATTCGCGAATCGGCGCAGAGGGAGCTTGCCCAGGTGGACACCGAGGAGGAGGTATCCCAGATAAGGATAGACTACCTGGGTAGAAAGGGAAAACTTACCCTCCTGCTCAGGGGCCTACGGGAACTTCCCTCTGAAGAGAGGCCCAGGGCCGGAGAGCAGGCCAATACACTCAAGGCTGAGCTGGAGAGGAAGATCGAGGGACTCCTTGCCCGCCTCCGTGAGGAGACAAAGCAGAGGGTGCTGTCACAGGAGAGGATGGACATAACTCTGCCTGGAACCCATCTGCAGCGGGGGAGGCTTCACCCCATCACCCAGGTGATGGCCCAGATGGTGGATATATTCACTAGGATGGGCTTTCAGGTAGCGGAGGGGCCTCAGGTAGAGTTAGATTATTACAATTTTGAGGCCCTTAACATCCCCCGCGATCATCCTGCACGGGATATGCATGATACCTTTTACTTCTCCGAAGAGGTATTGTTGCGGACTCATACCTCCCCTGTCCAGATCAGGGTGATGGAGAGCCAGCGCCCCCCTATCCAGATCATCGCCCCAGGGGTCGTCTACCGAAGGGACTCCGATGTATCACACACCCCCATGTTTCATCAGCTAGAGGGGCTCATGGTGGACGAAGGGATCTCCTTTGCCCACCTAAAGGGGGTGCTGACCTTTTTAATCCAGCAGATGTTCGGAGAGGGAACCCCTTTGAGATTTCGTCCCAGTTTTTTCCCCTTTACAGAGCCCAGTGCCGAGGTGGACATTGGGTGTGTCATCTGTAAGGGTGAGGGGTGTCGCGTCTGTGGGGGGACCGGCTGGCTGGAGATCCTCGGGGCTGGGATGGTCGATCCCGATGTCTTCCGAACAGTGGGTTATGACCCCGAGGAGGTAACAGGTTTTGCCTTCGGCATGGGGATAGAGCGGATAGCCATGCTGAAGTTTGGCATAAATGATATCCGTCTCTTTTTCACCAATGACCAGCGCTTTCTCAAGCAGTTTTAG
- a CDS encoding bifunctional nuclease family protein: MFREMKVSGLTVDPFTNTPIVLLKDLEEKEVVPIWIGFFEASAIATQLEKVQLSRPMTHDLMKNVLDTLGIKVIKIEVNDLRENTFYAIIHLEMDGAQYAIDARPSDSIALALRTNSPIYVEEEVIEKSSKIDLRQHKEGEEELDEVLEGLSSKDFGKYKM; this comes from the coding sequence ATGTTTAGGGAGATGAAGGTAAGCGGCTTGACGGTAGATCCTTTTACTAATACCCCCATTGTGTTGCTAAAGGATTTGGAGGAGAAAGAGGTCGTACCGATTTGGATAGGATTTTTTGAGGCCAGCGCCATCGCCACCCAATTGGAGAAGGTCCAGCTCTCCAGGCCAATGACCCATGACCTGATGAAGAATGTCTTGGACACCTTAGGGATCAAGGTCATCAAGATAGAGGTCAATGACCTGCGGGAAAATACCTTTTATGCCATCATCCACCTAGAAATGGATGGGGCACAATACGCCATCGACGCCCGGCCCAGTGACTCCATTGCCTTGGCCCTGAGGACCAATTCCCCCATCTATGTAGAGGAAGAGGTGATCGAGAAGTCGAGCAAGATAGATCTGCGCCAGCATAAGGAGGGAGAGGAGGAACTGGATGAAGTCCTGGAGGGCCTCTCCTCCAAGGACTTTGGCAAATATAAGATGTAG
- a CDS encoding phenylalanine--tRNA ligase subunit beta → MGFNWLKEYVDFDLNASELAELLTMAGLEVEGVEEVGPDLRGVVVAQIVSLSPHPQADRLTLCRVRVGEEVYPIVCGARNMKEGDKVALALVGAELPQGVSIKKAKIRGEISEGMMCSEAELGLSTSSEGIMILPPEAPVGAPLMDFLNLRDHILEVSLTPNRGDCLSMIGMAREVAALTGGRFHPPTSQLREGQEQVDDFVRVSVLDPDLCPRYSATLIKGVRVGPSPLWLRTRLERAGVRSINNVVDVTNYVMLEYGQPLHAFDFDRLEGGQIVVKRAGEGETFVTLDGLERVLDKDTIMICDAVRPVAIGGIMGGLNSEIQEDTSRVLLESAYFSPAGIRRASKALGLQTESSYRFERRVDLEGVLPASLRASALIAELAAGEVAKGVIDCYPSPLPRSEIRLRLAKVNTLLGLRLERREAKEILGRLQMELKEDKGEEWMVSPPTYRGDITREIDLIEEIGRIKRYDLIPVQIPKVWILPFKRRREEELEERAKEVLVGLGFYEVITYSFISPQSLQALRLPKDDPRLHPLAILNPLTEEQSVMRTTLLPGLLEISRYNLSHKNTDLKVFELREVYHPQEDERLPEERRTLAGLIMGIFAGGGWNVPPKEVDFYGVKGCVERLLFELGAPFPTFTSAEGIPYLHPSKGAVVKVEAEGVGVLGEIHSEVAKAYELPSGVYIFELDLPCLLEHCRSGIKFTPLPRFPSVARDVAVVVNEEVRAGEITEVIRGVGNRFMESVEVFDCYRGASIPPGQKGLAFRIRYRSPERTLTDEEVNGFHQEVLERLEEVGGLMIR, encoded by the coding sequence GTGGGTTTCAATTGGTTAAAGGAATATGTAGATTTTGACTTAAACGCCTCTGAGCTTGCCGAACTCCTCACCATGGCCGGTTTGGAGGTGGAAGGTGTAGAGGAGGTGGGCCCGGATTTGAGGGGGGTAGTGGTGGCCCAGATTGTCTCCCTCTCCCCCCATCCCCAGGCCGATCGACTCACCCTCTGTCGGGTTAGGGTGGGAGAGGAGGTCTATCCCATTGTCTGCGGTGCCCGTAACATGAAGGAGGGGGACAAGGTGGCCCTGGCCTTAGTGGGGGCTGAATTACCTCAAGGGGTGAGTATAAAGAAGGCAAAGATCCGGGGGGAGATCTCCGAGGGGATGATGTGCTCAGAGGCAGAGTTAGGGCTTTCCACCAGCTCTGAAGGGATCATGATCCTGCCCCCTGAGGCCCCGGTAGGGGCCCCCTTGATGGATTTCCTCAATTTGAGGGATCACATCCTTGAGGTCTCCCTTACCCCTAACAGGGGGGACTGTCTGAGCATGATCGGCATGGCTCGGGAAGTAGCCGCCTTGACAGGGGGGAGGTTTCACCCCCCCACCTCGCAACTCCGTGAGGGGCAAGAGCAGGTAGATGATTTTGTTCGGGTCTCTGTCCTGGACCCTGATCTATGCCCCAGGTACTCAGCCACGTTGATCAAAGGGGTGCGGGTAGGTCCTTCTCCCCTTTGGTTGCGGACCAGGCTGGAGCGGGCGGGTGTGAGATCCATCAACAACGTGGTAGATGTGACCAACTACGTCATGTTGGAGTATGGTCAGCCGCTCCATGCCTTTGATTTTGACCGGCTGGAGGGGGGGCAGATCGTGGTGAAGAGGGCGGGCGAAGGGGAGACCTTTGTTACCCTGGATGGACTGGAGAGGGTCTTGGACAAGGATACCATCATGATCTGTGATGCGGTCAGACCTGTGGCCATCGGGGGGATCATGGGGGGGTTGAACTCTGAGATCCAGGAGGACACCTCTCGGGTACTCCTGGAGAGCGCCTATTTCTCTCCTGCGGGGATAAGGCGTGCCTCCAAGGCCTTGGGCCTGCAGACGGAGTCTTCGTATCGGTTTGAGCGAAGGGTTGATCTCGAGGGGGTGCTGCCTGCCTCCCTGCGGGCGAGTGCCCTCATCGCTGAGCTCGCCGCAGGGGAGGTGGCAAAGGGGGTTATTGATTGCTATCCTTCTCCCCTGCCCAGATCTGAGATCAGGCTGAGGTTGGCTAAGGTCAACACCCTGTTGGGGTTGAGACTGGAGCGGCGGGAGGCAAAGGAGATCCTGGGGCGCCTCCAAATGGAGCTCAAGGAGGATAAGGGTGAAGAATGGATGGTTTCTCCCCCAACCTACCGAGGCGATATCACCAGGGAGATAGATCTCATCGAGGAGATAGGGCGTATCAAGAGATACGATCTTATCCCGGTTCAGATCCCCAAGGTGTGGATATTGCCCTTCAAGAGGCGCAGGGAAGAGGAGCTGGAAGAGCGGGCCAAGGAGGTGCTGGTTGGTCTTGGATTCTATGAGGTGATTACCTACAGCTTTATCTCCCCCCAATCCCTTCAGGCCCTGAGATTGCCCAAGGATGACCCCAGGCTGCACCCTTTGGCCATCCTCAATCCCCTTACAGAGGAACAATCGGTGATGCGGACCACGCTGTTGCCGGGGTTGCTGGAGATATCTAGGTACAATTTGAGCCATAAGAATACGGACTTAAAGGTCTTTGAATTAAGGGAGGTCTATCACCCCCAGGAGGACGAGAGGCTCCCGGAGGAGAGGAGGACTTTGGCAGGGCTGATAATGGGTATCTTTGCGGGAGGGGGATGGAATGTCCCCCCCAAGGAGGTGGATTTCTATGGTGTCAAGGGTTGTGTGGAGAGGTTGCTCTTTGAGCTGGGGGCCCCCTTTCCCACTTTTACCTCCGCTGAGGGGATACCCTACCTTCACCCAAGTAAGGGGGCGGTCGTAAAGGTGGAGGCAGAGGGGGTAGGGGTGTTGGGTGAGATACACTCTGAGGTTGCCAAGGCCTATGAACTCCCATCCGGAGTATATATCTTTGAACTCGATCTCCCCTGCCTGCTGGAGCACTGCCGCAGCGGGATAAAATTTACCCCCCTTCCCAGGTTCCCATCTGTGGCCAGGGATGTGGCGGTGGTAGTGAATGAAGAGGTGAGAGCTGGAGAGATAACGGAGGTTATTAGGGGGGTGGGGAACAGGTTTATGGAATCGGTGGAGGTCTTTGACTGCTATCGGGGCGCTTCTATCCCTCCAGGGCAGAAAGGGTTGGCCTTCAGGATAAGGTATCGGTCGCCAGAGAGGACCTTGACCGATGAGGAGGTGAACGGATTTCATCAAGAGGTATTGGAGAGGTTAGAGGAGGTCGGTGGGTTGATGATCAGGTAG
- a CDS encoding fructose 1,6-bisphosphatase, whose amino-acid sequence MKITLSIIKADIGSIGGHIKPSKQLLESVREFVDNNGKGLIDDFYVSHTGDDIALLFSHQKGTLNEDVHKLAWEAFLAGTEVAKEQGLYGAGQDLLKDAFSGNVKGMGPAVAEMEFEERPNEPFLFFAADKTDPGAYNLPVFLAFADPMFCPGLMLSPSMAKGFKFTIMDVAYTEGDKIIELNAPEDLYDIAALLRDTERFVIESIHSRNTGEIAASVSTSRLHNIAGKYTGKDDPVMLVRVQGSFPATGEVLAPYSIGHYVAGFMRGSHTGPLMPLCINSPVSYFDGPPMVSCHAFCVHNGKFTEPADAFDHPFWDYVREKVARKAVELREQGFSGMAMLPYSELEYGGIVEKMKRLDKLFKVRG is encoded by the coding sequence ATGAAGATCACTTTGAGTATCATCAAGGCCGATATAGGGAGTATAGGGGGGCACATCAAACCCAGCAAGCAATTGCTCGAGAGCGTTAGGGAATTTGTGGATAACAACGGCAAGGGTCTGATAGATGACTTTTATGTGAGCCACACCGGAGACGATATAGCCCTGCTCTTCTCCCACCAAAAGGGGACGCTGAATGAGGATGTCCACAAGCTGGCCTGGGAGGCCTTCCTGGCAGGGACCGAGGTGGCCAAGGAACAGGGCCTCTACGGTGCTGGGCAGGACCTATTGAAGGATGCCTTTTCCGGCAATGTCAAGGGCATGGGGCCCGCGGTGGCGGAGATGGAGTTTGAGGAGAGGCCCAATGAGCCCTTCCTCTTTTTTGCCGCGGATAAGACCGATCCCGGGGCGTATAACCTGCCTGTCTTTCTCGCCTTTGCCGATCCGATGTTTTGCCCTGGCCTGATGTTGAGCCCCTCCATGGCCAAGGGGTTTAAATTCACCATTATGGACGTGGCATACACCGAGGGGGACAAGATTATAGAGCTGAATGCCCCCGAAGACCTCTACGATATCGCTGCCCTTTTGCGGGACACCGAGCGTTTTGTGATCGAGAGCATCCACTCCCGCAATACAGGAGAGATAGCCGCTTCGGTGAGTACCTCCCGCCTGCACAACATTGCGGGGAAATATACAGGAAAGGACGACCCGGTGATGCTTGTAAGGGTCCAAGGGAGTTTTCCTGCCACAGGTGAGGTCCTCGCACCTTACAGCATCGGGCACTATGTGGCAGGGTTTATGAGGGGGAGCCATACCGGTCCCCTTATGCCCTTGTGCATCAACTCCCCGGTCTCATATTTTGACGGCCCCCCGATGGTGTCATGCCACGCCTTCTGTGTCCATAATGGCAAGTTCACCGAACCTGCCGACGCCTTTGATCACCCCTTCTGGGACTATGTGCGGGAAAAGGTGGCGAGAAAGGCCGTCGAGCTGAGAGAACAGGGATTTTCTGGGATGGCCATGCTCCCATACAGTGAGCTGGAGTACGGCGGGATTGTGGAGAAGATGAAACGCCTGGACAAACTGTTCAAGGTTCGAGGTTAG
- a CDS encoding 3-oxoacyl-ACP reductase FabG gives MRLAGKVALVTGAGRGMGRSYALGLAKEGAAIAVNDLEADEAAKTAKEVEAQGGRALTLGGDVSKSQDVGLMVNEVTRALGKVDILINNAGVNPFILPAERIGEEGWDQVMDVNLKGVFLCCQAVFPMMKDQGGGRIVNISSQAGLFGEQGLLPYCVSKAGVLALTRVLAYEWTQYGIYVNAVAPGFIAGGMNEPILGKTELVSALAGRVPLKRFADPEEVVSVVIFLCCEEASYINGATIVVDGGMTGYPPNPIIDLLGRK, from the coding sequence ATGAGGTTGGCAGGAAAGGTTGCTTTGGTCACAGGGGCGGGAAGGGGGATGGGCAGAAGCTATGCCCTTGGGCTGGCCAAGGAGGGGGCGGCAATAGCAGTCAATGACCTCGAGGCAGACGAAGCTGCAAAAACGGCCAAAGAGGTAGAGGCCCAAGGCGGCAGGGCCCTGACCCTGGGAGGGGATGTATCCAAGAGCCAAGACGTAGGGCTTATGGTCAATGAGGTTACGAGGGCCTTGGGAAAGGTCGATATCCTCATCAACAACGCCGGGGTCAACCCCTTCATCCTCCCTGCCGAGCGGATAGGGGAGGAAGGTTGGGACCAGGTTATGGATGTCAACTTGAAAGGGGTATTCCTCTGTTGCCAAGCGGTCTTTCCAATGATGAAGGATCAGGGAGGAGGTCGGATCGTAAACATATCCTCCCAGGCAGGCCTCTTTGGTGAACAAGGTCTGCTACCTTACTGTGTGAGCAAGGCAGGGGTACTGGCCCTCACCAGGGTCTTGGCCTATGAATGGACTCAGTACGGGATCTATGTGAACGCCGTTGCCCCCGGTTTTATCGCCGGGGGGATGAATGAACCCATCTTGGGGAAGACGGAGCTGGTATCAGCCTTGGCGGGGAGAGTGCCGCTGAAGAGGTTCGCCGATCCCGAGGAGGTGGTCTCGGTGGTGATATTCCTCTGCTGTGAGGAGGCGAGCTATATCAATGGGGCAACCATTGTGGTGGACGGGGGGATGACCGGTTACCCCCCCAACCCCATTATTGATTTGCTCGGGCGGAAATGA
- a CDS encoding integration host factor subunit alpha, with protein MTKADIVEAVYEKVGFSKKETAQMVEMVFEIIKETLEQGEKIKVSGFGNFVVKEKRARKGRNPQTGKEIEISERKVLTFKPSQALKRLLNA; from the coding sequence ATGACCAAGGCTGACATCGTGGAGGCTGTCTATGAAAAGGTGGGATTTTCCAAGAAGGAAACGGCTCAAATGGTGGAGATGGTCTTCGAGATCATTAAAGAGACCCTAGAGCAGGGAGAGAAGATCAAGGTCTCCGGTTTCGGCAACTTTGTGGTCAAGGAGAAGAGGGCGAGAAAGGGGAGAAATCCCCAGACAGGGAAGGAGATAGAGATCTCCGAGCGAAAGGTCTTGACCTTCAAGCCGAGCCAAGCCTTGAAAAGATTGTTGAATGCTTAA
- the surE gene encoding 5'/3'-nucleotidase SurE, which translates to MKILVTNDDGVFSEGLRILAQKMEVLGEVYIVAPDRERSAVAHSLTLHRPLRVEEVSPRVYAVDGTPVDCVNLAVYGILRAHPDLVVSGINQGPNLGEDVVYSGTVSAAFEATFLGIPAFAISLASRKDFKYQVAANFALKVARYIIQVGLPKETFLNINVPNVEEDDIHSYKITRQGKRVFGDAVVGKVDPRGKKYYWIGGEEQGFQEIEGTDFHAIANHYISVTPLCMDLTNDSAVIELEGWRL; encoded by the coding sequence ATGAAGATTTTGGTTACCAATGACGACGGTGTTTTCTCTGAAGGACTACGCATCTTGGCCCAGAAGATGGAGGTCTTGGGGGAGGTTTATATAGTGGCACCGGACCGAGAGCGAAGCGCCGTCGCCCATTCTTTAACCCTCCATCGTCCCCTGCGGGTGGAAGAGGTCTCCCCGCGGGTCTATGCGGTGGATGGAACGCCGGTGGATTGTGTCAACCTTGCAGTCTATGGCATCCTCAGGGCACACCCCGACCTCGTCGTCTCAGGGATAAACCAGGGGCCCAATTTGGGAGAAGATGTGGTATATTCAGGTACGGTCTCAGCCGCCTTTGAGGCCACCTTCCTGGGGATACCCGCCTTTGCCATCTCGCTGGCCTCCAGGAAGGACTTCAAGTATCAGGTGGCGGCCAACTTTGCCCTGAAGGTGGCCAGATATATCATACAGGTGGGGCTTCCCAAGGAGACCTTTTTAAACATCAACGTCCCCAACGTGGAGGAGGATGATATACACTCTTACAAGATCACCCGCCAAGGCAAGAGGGTCTTCGGGGATGCGGTGGTGGGAAAGGTCGATCCTCGGGGCAAAAAGTACTATTGGATAGGGGGCGAGGAACAGGGATTTCAGGAAATAGAGGGGACGGATTTTCACGCCATAGCTAACCATTATATTTCTGTGACCCCCTTATGCATGGATTTGACCAACGACTCCGCTGTGATAGAGCTGGAGGGGTGGAGGCTATAG
- a CDS encoding histidinol phosphate phosphatase domain-containing protein: MIDLHTHSLFSDGELVPTELARRFEVAGYRALAITDHGDLSNLELIIPQLVVFCEGINRQGGIKVIPGIELTHVHPATIPELVSRSRDLGAKLILVHGESIVEPVAPGTNRMAIEACADILAHPGLITEEEVLLAKEYSVYLELTSRKGHSLTNGHVARLAQRIGASLVLNSDAHAPGDIWPAARLQEIVLGAGLMEEDFQKMMENAGQIVERCLTSGR; encoded by the coding sequence ATGATAGACCTACACACCCATTCCTTGTTTAGCGATGGGGAGCTTGTCCCCACTGAGCTGGCCAGGAGGTTTGAGGTGGCTGGCTACCGGGCCCTGGCCATCACCGACCACGGTGACCTCTCCAATCTTGAGCTGATCATTCCACAGCTCGTGGTCTTTTGTGAGGGGATCAATCGTCAGGGTGGGATAAAGGTGATCCCGGGGATCGAGCTGACCCACGTCCACCCTGCGACTATACCGGAGTTGGTTAGCAGGAGCAGGGATTTAGGGGCCAAGCTGATCCTGGTCCACGGAGAGAGCATAGTGGAGCCGGTAGCGCCAGGGACCAACAGGATGGCCATAGAGGCCTGTGCGGACATCCTGGCCCACCCAGGCTTGATCACAGAGGAGGAGGTCTTATTGGCCAAGGAGTATTCCGTATACCTCGAGCTGACCTCCCGCAAGGGTCATTCTTTGACTAACGGTCATGTGGCCAGGCTGGCCCAAAGGATAGGGGCCTCCTTGGTGCTCAATAGCGATGCCCATGCCCCTGGCGATATCTGGCCAGCAGCTCGCCTGCAGGAGATCGTCCTAGGGGCTGGCCTTATGGAGGAGGATTTCCAAAAAATGATGGAAAATGCAGGACAAATTGTGGAGCGATGTCTGACCTCAGGGAGATAG
- a CDS encoding histidinol-phosphate transaminase, which yields MSDLREIVPDYILSLPPYPKGREWRGEEDIIRLSANENPLGPSPKALDAIAQALKGLHRYPDGTGRDLKEKLAQKLGLSPDNIILGNGSNEVIEMATRIFLKGGEEVLLPEPTFAYYRIAAQAQGGDCVPVPLRDFKIDLAGMAKKLSPKTKLIFLSNPNNPTGTTFTRSEFKDFLADLPSQVVVLVDEAYGEYVTAADYPLYQDYLQGERWVITTKTFSKFYGLAGLRIGYGIAREELIEQMEKVRQPFSVNFLALVGAEAALEDEEHGEKTTRMNEEGKEYLYGELARLGLSFVSSAANFILVSFGFHTPRLVEELLQEGIVVRSMEGYGLGEYLRVTIGLPEENKRFIQALERWRKGS from the coding sequence ATGTCTGACCTCAGGGAGATAGTGCCCGACTATATCCTGAGTCTGCCTCCCTACCCCAAGGGGAGGGAGTGGCGGGGAGAGGAGGATATCATCCGCCTCTCAGCCAATGAAAACCCCCTGGGACCCTCCCCAAAGGCCTTGGATGCTATAGCCCAGGCCCTGAAGGGCCTTCATCGATACCCCGATGGGACAGGGAGAGACCTCAAGGAGAAGCTGGCACAGAAGTTGGGACTCTCTCCTGACAACATCATCCTGGGCAATGGTTCCAATGAGGTCATCGAGATGGCCACAAGGATCTTCTTAAAGGGGGGTGAAGAGGTATTGTTGCCTGAGCCCACGTTCGCCTATTACAGGATTGCCGCCCAGGCCCAAGGGGGTGATTGTGTCCCAGTTCCCCTCAGGGATTTTAAGATCGATTTGGCGGGGATGGCCAAGAAGTTGAGCCCTAAAACCAAGCTGATCTTTTTGAGCAATCCCAACAATCCCACAGGGACCACCTTTACCCGTTCAGAGTTCAAGGACTTCCTGGCCGATCTTCCCTCCCAGGTGGTGGTCCTTGTAGACGAGGCCTACGGCGAATATGTGACGGCCGCCGATTATCCCCTCTATCAAGATTACCTGCAGGGAGAAAGGTGGGTCATCACTACCAAGACCTTTTCCAAGTTCTATGGACTGGCGGGTCTCAGGATAGGGTATGGGATAGCCCGAGAGGAGCTGATAGAGCAGATGGAGAAGGTGCGGCAACCCTTTAGCGTCAATTTTTTGGCCTTGGTGGGAGCTGAGGCCGCCCTAGAAGATGAGGAGCACGGGGAAAAGACGACCCGAATGAACGAAGAGGGGAAGGAGTATCTTTACGGGGAACTGGCCCGTCTAGGCCTTTCTTTTGTCTCCAGTGCGGCCAATTTTATCCTCGTTTCATTTGGGTTCCATACTCCCCGACTGGTGGAGGAGCTCCTGCAGGAGGGGATAGTAGTGCGGAGCATGGAGGGGTATGGCCTTGGGGAGTATTTAAGGGTTACCATAGGCCTCCCTGAGGAGAACAAGAGGTTTATCCAGGCCCTGGAGAGGTGGCGAAAAGGCTCTTAA
- a CDS encoding MerR family transcriptional regulator: MGKLVHLDKLYYRIGEVSRITGVKPHVLRYWEQEFKLRPQRLGGAQRYYKQEDLEMILTIKKLLYEDRFTIAGARKRIQELSRRRRGQLEMEFLKEGYKEVLRDVKTKLKEIKETLD, encoded by the coding sequence ATGGGAAAGCTTGTTCATCTTGATAAGCTTTATTATCGTATTGGTGAGGTCAGCCGCATCACGGGGGTAAAACCCCATGTGCTGAGGTACTGGGAGCAGGAGTTCAAATTGCGCCCCCAAAGGCTGGGAGGGGCGCAGCGATACTACAAACAGGAAGACCTGGAGATGATCCTCACCATCAAAAAGCTCCTTTATGAAGACAGGTTTACTATTGCGGGGGCCAGGAAGAGGATCCAAGAGTTGAGCCGCCGCAGGAGGGGGCAATTGGAGATGGAGTTTTTAAAGGAAGGCTACAAAGAGGTCTTGCGGGATGTCAAGACGAAGTTGAAGGAGATAAAGGAGACACTTGACTAA